One window of Microcoleus vaginatus PCC 9802 genomic DNA carries:
- a CDS encoding NACHT domain-containing protein has product MYLNIVLFFLADLLNWFDDVKFAGIAVEGQEIEKSEKLAHIFVMPDVLEEEKVDIYRFIQEELIERKNLQQIQTETRSGSKFLASQLLNQNQSNKFVLLGDPGSGKTTLLSFFAVMLAQNYPEKLGWDSGIDCLPILIKIRDFARLSDINLLDYARQFAEKTMSVKPLPEGFFEYWLADGRAMILLEGLDEVVEESKRYEVVQQIENFLGQYHQNLAIITSRPAGYKRDFFNTSEFEHYQLQLFNYAKVDEFINRWYDSRVRDAAEAQRLKDSIKKALDENDRIKLLARNPLLLTIIALIHRYQAELPRARHKLYEKAVDTLLKNWDAYKNITEKSIFKYLDAEDLRRQMEILAYWIHTQGSTPNPEGGTLIAKEDLLDQLTQNPEGGTLIAKEDLLDQLTQNIKAKKQVERFQAKEEAKRFVDFIQQRTGLLNEQGQDLYAFVHKTFQEYLCAQQIGYHADDEDNFEFVLEQIREHLHDPHWREVLLLLIAQQKPKKAAKAMQAILAANSEYEQWLHRDLFFAGSCLAENIKDLKVADSSLTVKILEKLVELEVRDEKQVGDRVRSQVLQILCSMSETEFEAQTLQLFKARGVDENRLWKYQAALGEKEAVTTAMLRRLEDGNEDVRRKAAQALGGLGNASETVINALLLRLEDGDQNVRCQAARALGWLENASETVIKALLLRLGDGDQKVRCQAASALGNLGNASEVVINALVLHLDKGDKPMRRQAASALGNLGNASEVVINALLLGVKDRYNSVRYSAARALGNLGNASEVVINALLLRLEKGDNSVRLEAASALGRLGNASEVVINALVLRLEDSDNSVCRAAASALGRFGNVSEVVINALLLRLEKGDNSVRREAASALGRLGNASEVVINALLLRLKDEDNSVRREAEFALGRLGNASEAVISALLLRLEDRQGLVPYSAALALGKLGMKSSDVLPAVVQWVEQHQDTEYVGLGIDVLWDLVAGEGNRSPVPF; this is encoded by the coding sequence GAAGGTCAGGAAATCGAAAAATCTGAAAAATTGGCTCACATTTTTGTGATGCCCGATGTTTTGGAAGAAGAAAAGGTAGATATTTATCGCTTTATCCAAGAAGAATTAATAGAACGCAAAAACCTGCAACAGATTCAGACAGAAACTCGCTCTGGTAGCAAGTTTTTAGCATCACAATTATTGAATCAAAATCAATCAAATAAATTTGTGCTGCTGGGCGATCCTGGTTCTGGCAAAACAACTTTACTGAGCTTTTTTGCGGTGATGTTGGCTCAGAATTATCCAGAAAAACTCGGCTGGGATTCTGGGATAGATTGCTTGCCGATTTTGATTAAAATCCGTGATTTTGCTAGGCTTTCAGATATCAATCTCCTCGACTATGCCCGCCAGTTTGCCGAGAAAACTATGTCCGTGAAACCGCTGCCAGAAGGCTTTTTTGAGTATTGGCTGGCAGACGGTAGGGCGATGATTTTGTTGGAGGGATTGGATGAGGTTGTGGAAGAATCCAAGCGCTATGAGGTGGTGCAGCAGATTGAGAATTTTTTGGGGCAGTATCATCAAAATCTGGCAATTATTACTTCTCGCCCTGCTGGTTACAAACGCGACTTTTTTAATACTTCGGAGTTTGAACACTATCAGTTACAACTGTTTAATTATGCTAAGGTTGATGAGTTTATTAATCGCTGGTACGACAGCCGCGTTCGAGATGCGGCGGAAGCTCAACGTCTCAAAGATAGCATTAAGAAAGCTCTGGATGAAAACGATCGAATTAAATTGTTGGCGAGAAATCCGCTATTGCTGACAATCATTGCTTTGATTCACCGCTATCAAGCGGAACTGCCGAGGGCACGCCACAAGCTTTATGAAAAAGCTGTGGACACACTGTTAAAGAATTGGGATGCTTACAAAAACATCACAGAGAAGTCGATATTCAAATATTTAGATGCAGAGGATTTACGGCGGCAGATGGAAATTCTCGCCTATTGGATTCACACTCAGGGTAGTACGCCTAATCCTGAAGGCGGGACGCTGATTGCTAAGGAGGATTTGTTAGATCAGTTAACTCAGAATCCTGAAGGCGGGACGCTGATTGCTAAGGAGGATTTGTTAGATCAGTTAACTCAGAATATTAAAGCCAAAAAACAGGTTGAACGGTTCCAGGCAAAAGAGGAAGCTAAACGATTTGTTGATTTTATTCAACAGCGGACGGGATTGCTCAACGAACAAGGGCAAGATTTGTACGCTTTTGTACACAAGACTTTTCAAGAATATTTGTGCGCTCAGCAAATCGGCTATCACGCAGATGATGAGGATAATTTTGAGTTTGTTCTCGAGCAGATTCGAGAGCATTTGCATGACCCCCACTGGCGGGAAGTGTTGCTGTTGTTGATTGCTCAACAAAAACCGAAGAAAGCGGCGAAAGCGATGCAAGCAATTTTGGCTGCGAATAGCGAGTATGAGCAATGGTTGCACCGCGATTTGTTTTTTGCTGGCAGTTGTCTTGCTGAAAATATTAAAGACTTAAAAGTGGCAGATTCTAGTCTAACTGTGAAGATTTTGGAGAAGTTGGTTGAGTTGGAGGTAAGGGATGAGAAACAGGTTGGTGACAGAGTTCGGTCTCAGGTTTTGCAAATCCTTTGCAGTATGAGTGAGACTGAGTTTGAGGCGCAAACTTTGCAACTTTTTAAAGCAAGGGGTGTTGATGAAAATCGATTGTGGAAATATCAAGCAGCATTAGGGGAAAAAGAAGCTGTCACCACTGCCATGCTACGACGCCTCGAAGATGGGAATGAGGATGTGCGTCGTAAGGCAGCACAAGCTTTGGGCGGGTTGGGAAATGCTTCAGAAACCGTCATTAATGCCCTGTTGTTACGTCTCGAAGATGGGGATCAAAATGTGCGTTGTCAGGCAGCACGAGCCTTGGGCTGGTTGGAAAATGCTTCAGAAACTGTCATCAAGGCCCTGCTGTTACGTCTGGGAGATGGGGATCAAAAGGTGCGTTGTCAGGCAGCATCTGCCTTGGGCAACTTGGGAAATGCTTCAGAAGTCGTCATTAATGCCCTGGTGTTACATCTGGACAAGGGGGATAAACCGATGCGTCGTCAGGCAGCATCTGCCTTGGGTAACTTGGGAAACGCTTCAGAAGTCGTCATTAATGCCCTGCTGTTAGGTGTGAAAGATCGGTATAACTCAGTGCGTTACTCGGCAGCACGAGCCTTGGGTAACTTGGGAAATGCTTCAGAAGTCGTCATTAATGCCCTGCTGTTACGTCTGGAAAAGGGGGATAACTCAGTGCGTCTTGAGGCAGCATCTGCCTTGGGCAGGTTGGGAAATGCTTCAGAAGTTGTCATTAATGCCCTGGTGTTACGTCTCGAAGATAGCGATAACTCAGTGTGTCGTGCGGCAGCATCTGCCTTGGGTAGGTTTGGAAATGTTTCAGAAGTCGTCATTAATGCCCTGCTGTTACGTCTGGAAAAGGGGGATAACTCAGTGCGTCGTGAGGCAGCATCTGCCTTAGGCAGGTTGGGAAATGCTTCAGAAGTTGTCATTAATGCCTTGCTGTTACGTCTGAAAGATGAGGATAACTCAGTGCGTCGTGAGGCAGAATTTGCCTTGGGCAGGTTGGGAAATGCTTCAGAAGCTGTCATCAGTGCCCTGCTATTACGTCTGGAAGATCGGCAGGGCTTGGTGCCTTACTCTGCAGCATTAGCCTTGGGTAAGTTGGGTATGAAATCTAGTGACGTTTTGCCTGCTGTTGTGCAATGGGTTGAGCAGCATCAGGATACAGAATATGTCGGCTTAGGTATTGATGTGTTGTGGGATTTGGTAGCGGGTGAGGGAAATCGATCGCCAGTGCCTTTTTAG
- the secA gene encoding preprotein translocase subunit SecA, translating to MFKNLLGDPNARKLRKFQPWVADINILEEDFRALSDDGLRGKTAEFQQRLAKARSLNEEKEILDEILPEAFAVVREAGQRVLGLRHFDVQLLGGIILHKGQIAEMKTGEGKTLVATLPAYLNALNGKGVHIITVNDYLARRDAEWMGQVHRFLGLTVGLIQQGMDQVERKKNYNCDITYATNSEVGFDYLRDNMATVMEDVVQRPFNFCVIDEVDSVLIDEARTPLIISGQVERPSEKYLRAAEVAAALRKEDEEHYEVDEKARNVLLTDEGFGEAERLLGVTDLYDPADPWAHYIFNAIKAKELFIKDINYIVNADREVVIVDEFTGRVMPGRRWSDGLHQAIEAKERAEIQPETQTLATITYQNFFLLYPKLSGMTGTAKTEETEFEKIYNLEVTLIPTNRITSRTDLSDMVYKAEAGKWNAIAQDCAEMHEIGRPVLVGTTSVEKSELLSRLLLERKIPHNLLNAKPENVERESEIIAQAGRKGAVTIATNMAGRGTDIILGGNSEYMARLKLREYFMPRIVQPEDEDGFSVVQVPGISGRPAPQGFAPTTKKVKSWKASAQIFPTQLSKNAEQMLKAAVELAVKEYGERSLSELQADDIVAIASEKAPTKDPVIQKLREAYNLTRSEYDAFTSTEHDEVVQLGGLHVIGTERHESRRIDNQLRGRAGRQGDPGSTRFFLSLEDNLLRIFGGERVAGLMKAFGVEEDMPIESGMLTRSLEGAQKKVETYYYDIRKQVFEYDEVMNNQRRAIYAERRRVLEGLDSKEQVIKYAEQTMDDIVGAYINPDLPSEEWELDKLVSKVKEFVYLLADMTPDQLEDLSVEEIKTFLHEQVRNAYDIKEAEVNAIRAELMRDAERFFILQQIDTLWREHLQQMDALRESVGLRGYGQKDPLIEYKTEGYELFLDMMTDIRRNVVYSLFQFQPQPAMQVSPEMV from the coding sequence ATGTTTAAAAATCTGCTAGGCGATCCCAACGCGCGCAAACTTAGAAAATTTCAGCCTTGGGTAGCTGATATCAATATTTTGGAAGAAGACTTCCGTGCACTCTCAGACGACGGCCTCAGAGGGAAAACGGCCGAGTTTCAACAACGTCTGGCAAAAGCTAGATCTCTCAACGAAGAAAAAGAGATCCTAGACGAAATCTTGCCGGAAGCTTTTGCAGTGGTGCGGGAAGCGGGACAGCGGGTTTTGGGGCTGCGCCACTTTGATGTCCAACTCCTCGGCGGCATCATTCTGCACAAAGGCCAAATTGCGGAAATGAAAACCGGTGAGGGCAAAACTTTGGTGGCGACGCTGCCGGCTTACCTCAACGCCCTCAACGGTAAAGGCGTACACATCATCACCGTCAACGATTATCTCGCAAGGCGGGATGCGGAATGGATGGGACAGGTGCACCGATTCCTGGGATTGACTGTGGGACTGATTCAGCAGGGCATGGATCAGGTGGAACGAAAGAAAAATTATAACTGCGACATTACCTACGCGACTAACAGCGAAGTCGGCTTTGACTATTTGCGCGACAACATGGCTACTGTCATGGAAGATGTAGTGCAGCGTCCTTTTAATTTCTGCGTGATTGACGAGGTTGACTCGGTGCTGATTGATGAAGCACGGACGCCTTTAATTATTTCCGGCCAGGTGGAACGCCCCAGTGAGAAGTATCTGCGGGCGGCTGAGGTAGCTGCTGCTCTGAGAAAGGAAGATGAAGAACATTACGAAGTTGACGAAAAGGCTCGGAATGTGCTGTTGACCGATGAAGGCTTTGGTGAAGCTGAGCGGTTGTTGGGTGTTACGGATTTGTACGACCCGGCTGACCCTTGGGCGCATTACATTTTTAATGCGATTAAGGCGAAGGAATTGTTTATTAAGGATATTAACTACATCGTCAATGCCGATCGCGAAGTGGTGATTGTGGATGAGTTTACGGGCAGGGTAATGCCGGGACGGCGCTGGAGTGACGGTTTGCACCAGGCGATCGAAGCGAAGGAACGGGCGGAAATTCAGCCGGAAACTCAGACGCTGGCGACGATTACTTATCAGAATTTCTTTTTGCTTTATCCCAAGCTGTCGGGGATGACTGGGACGGCGAAGACTGAGGAGACGGAGTTTGAGAAGATTTACAATTTGGAAGTGACGCTGATTCCCACTAACCGGATTACGAGCCGCACAGACCTTTCGGATATGGTTTACAAGGCGGAGGCCGGCAAGTGGAATGCGATCGCCCAAGACTGCGCGGAAATGCACGAGATCGGTCGGCCGGTGCTGGTGGGCACGACGAGTGTGGAAAAGTCGGAGTTGCTGTCGCGGCTGCTGCTGGAACGCAAAATTCCTCACAATTTGCTCAACGCTAAACCGGAAAATGTGGAGCGGGAATCAGAAATTATCGCTCAAGCCGGACGCAAAGGCGCTGTGACGATCGCGACAAACATGGCGGGACGCGGTACTGATATTATTTTGGGCGGTAATTCTGAGTACATGGCGCGCCTGAAGTTGCGGGAATATTTTATGCCCCGGATCGTGCAACCCGAGGATGAAGACGGGTTTTCGGTGGTTCAAGTACCGGGTATTAGTGGCCGCCCCGCACCTCAAGGTTTTGCTCCGACTACGAAAAAGGTAAAGTCTTGGAAAGCTTCGGCGCAGATTTTCCCGACGCAGCTATCGAAAAATGCCGAGCAAATGCTCAAGGCGGCGGTGGAATTGGCGGTGAAAGAGTACGGGGAGCGATCGCTCTCGGAATTACAAGCCGATGATATCGTGGCTATAGCTTCGGAAAAAGCGCCGACAAAAGACCCGGTAATTCAAAAATTGCGGGAAGCTTACAATCTAACTCGCAGTGAATACGATGCTTTTACCAGCACCGAACACGATGAAGTCGTGCAGTTGGGAGGCTTGCACGTCATCGGTACCGAACGCCACGAATCGCGCCGGATCGACAATCAGTTGCGCGGCCGGGCGGGACGCCAAGGAGACCCGGGTTCTACGCGGTTTTTCTTGAGTTTGGAAGACAATTTGCTGAGGATTTTCGGCGGCGAACGGGTGGCCGGTTTGATGAAGGCTTTCGGTGTTGAGGAAGATATGCCGATCGAATCTGGAATGCTGACTCGTTCCCTCGAAGGCGCTCAGAAAAAAGTCGAGACATACTATTACGATATCCGCAAGCAGGTATTTGAATACGACGAAGTGATGAACAATCAGCGTCGAGCAATCTATGCGGAACGTCGCCGAGTATTGGAAGGTTTGGACTCCAAAGAACAGGTAATTAAGTATGCCGAACAGACGATGGACGACATCGTGGGAGCATACATCAATCCCGATTTACCTTCGGAAGAATGGGAACTCGACAAACTTGTGAGCAAGGTGAAGGAATTTGTTTATCTGCTCGCTGACATGACACCGGATCAGCTAGAAGATTTGTCCGTTGAGGAAATTAAAACATTCCTGCACGAACAAGTCCGCAATGCTTACGACATTAAAGAAGCGGAAGTTAATGCAATCCGAGCCGAATTGATGCGAGATGCGGAACGGTTCTTTATTTTGCAGCAAATTGATACTTTGTGGCGGGAACATTTGCAACAAATGGATGCTTTGCGCGAGTCTGTAGGGCTGCGCGGTTACGGCCAGAAAGACCCGCTGATCGAGTACAAAACTGAAGGTTACGAGCTGTTTTTGGACATGATGACGGATATCCGCCGCAATGTGGTTTATTCGCTGTTCCAGTTCCAGCCGCAGCCGGCAATGCAAGTTTCACCAGAGATGGTTTGA
- a CDS encoding IS630 family transposase — protein MVERECDVPIPKKAATHFEKKTLRSSQAHKEINQNQRIEYWKKIRDVAPKDLIFLDEMGVLLGIMRSRARSKKGERSYDIKPFYRGSRVTVIGAITNKKVIAMKTMKQSMNGEEFKKFVQEQLVPKLWKGAVLVMDNLKAHKVEGVEKMIEAVGARVVYLSPYSPEFNPIEHLWWELKAWLRRFVPRSVQIVEKLLELGVKLCSSKQIENYFAHCCYCTS, from the coding sequence ATGGTTGAGCGAGAGTGCGATGTGCCGATTCCTAAAAAAGCAGCAACTCACTTTGAAAAAAAAACACTACGCAGCAGTCAAGCCCATAAAGAAATTAATCAAAATCAGCGAATAGAATATTGGAAAAAAATCCGAGATGTCGCACCAAAAGATCTGATATTTTTGGACGAAATGGGCGTATTGCTAGGGATAATGAGATCCAGAGCTAGAAGTAAAAAGGGAGAAAGAAGCTACGATATCAAGCCATTTTATAGAGGAAGTAGGGTGACAGTAATTGGTGCAATAACCAACAAGAAGGTCATCGCCATGAAAACAATGAAACAATCAATGAATGGAGAAGAGTTCAAGAAATTTGTGCAAGAACAATTGGTTCCCAAATTATGGAAAGGAGCGGTATTAGTTATGGATAATTTGAAGGCACACAAGGTAGAAGGTGTGGAAAAAATGATCGAAGCAGTGGGAGCAAGAGTAGTGTATTTGTCACCGTACTCACCTGAGTTTAACCCCATCGAACATTTATGGTGGGAATTAAAGGCATGGCTCAGGAGATTTGTACCTCGAAGTGTACAGATTGTGGAAAAACTATTGGAATTGGGTGTGAAATTATGTTCAAGTAAGCAAATCGAAAATTATTTTGCTCACTGCTGTTACTGTACCTCTTAG
- a CDS encoding transposase: MVRKKKMKPYSLDMRQKIVDTYEAGNTSIRQVAERFQVSKSTVQALLKRKKETGRLLPSQAKGGKPSLLFGHEQQIEEMVAQYPDYTLAEYCEYWHEKTGVWLSESAMCRFLKKQQLTLKKKHYAAVKPIKKLIKISE, from the coding sequence GTGGTAAGAAAGAAAAAAATGAAACCCTACTCCCTAGATATGCGTCAAAAGATTGTTGACACTTACGAGGCAGGTAACACCTCTATTCGGCAAGTAGCAGAAAGATTTCAAGTCAGTAAAAGTACCGTACAAGCCCTACTAAAGCGAAAAAAAGAGACAGGAAGATTACTCCCTAGTCAGGCAAAGGGCGGTAAACCGAGTTTACTGTTTGGTCACGAACAACAGATTGAAGAGATGGTAGCCCAGTATCCAGATTACACACTAGCGGAATACTGTGAGTATTGGCACGAAAAAACAGGAGTATGGTTGAGCGAGAGTGCGATGTGCCGATTCCTAAAAAAGCAGCAACTCACTTTGAAAAAAAAACACTACGCAGCAGTCAAGCCCATAAAGAAATTAATCAAAATCAGCGAATAG
- a CDS encoding IS630 family transposase (programmed frameshift) has protein sequence MPKPYSYDLGQKVIQAIKLDGLKISEACLIFSISRNTIRLWLKRERETGDFQALPNQPPGNGHKITDWEKFTKFVEINGDKTQVEMAKLWTEEISDRTISRALKKIGFTRKKTYGYQERDEVKRLLFKQEIGLYVPQDIVYIDESGIDSREDYSYGWNAKGSRFYALKSCRRQGRVNMIAAYCHGELLAPFTVEGSCNRTVFETWLETCLIPTLKPGQIVIADNATFHKGGRILQLIEAAGSQLKYLPPYSPDLNKIERCWSWLKSRIRKQLIQFGCLRDAMEAVLRTAA, from the exons ATGCCCAAACCCTACAGTTACGACCTCGGTCAAAAAGTGATCCAAGCAATCAAGCTTGATGGCTTAAAGATTAGTGAAGCTTGCCTTATATTTAGCATTAGTCGTAACACTATTCGTTTATGGTTGAAGCGGGAACGTGAGACTGGGGACTTTCAAGCCTTGCCTAATCAACCACCTGGTAATGGGCACAAAATTACTGATTGGGAAAAATTTACCAAATTTGTCGAGATTAATGGAGATAAAACTCAAGTAGAGATGGCCAAACTATGGACGGAAGAAATTAGTGATCGCACTATATCACGGGCATTAAAAAAGATTGGGTTTACGCGC AAAAAAACTTATGGTTATCAAGAAAGAGATGAAGTTAAACGACTTCTCTTTAAACAAGAGATAGGGCTGTATGTACCACAGGACATAGTTTATATAGATGAGTCTGGGATTGATAGTAGAGAAGATTATAGCTATGGTTGGAATGCTAAAGGGAGCCGCTTTTATGCTTTAAAAAGTTGCCGAAGACAAGGGCGAGTTAATATGATTGCTGCCTATTGTCATGGTGAGTTATTGGCTCCATTTACTGTTGAGGGTTCTTGTAATCGAACCGTGTTTGAAACCTGGCTAGAAACTTGTTTAATCCCAACGCTAAAACCGGGACAAATAGTGATTGCAGATAATGCCACATTTCATAAAGGTGGGCGGATTCTTCAATTAATTGAAGCTGCAGGTTCTCAGTTAAAATACTTGCCACCCTATTCACCTGATCTCAACAAAATTGAGCGATGCTGGTCATGGTTAAAAAGTCGAATTCGTAAACAACTAATTCAATTTGGGTGTCTTAGGGATGCCATGGAAGCTGTGCTTCGCACAGCGGCTTAA
- a CDS encoding serine/threonine protein kinase produces the protein MQHSKYRILGLVGQGQFGRVFCASVREAPPQDSRLTSQLVALKELSHQKAPTSEFLRELWFLITLQHPNIVTCRALEHTATGRYLVMDYCEGGTLRNLLKQDRPLRLLEGLQLVMEVLAGLDYAHRRGVVHCDIKPENILLTLGAKGWSPRLSDFGIARRLPEIGTTRLHQEISPDATVGSPAYMAPERFYGLFSPMSDIYAVGILLFELLMGYRPFGGTPGDLRWAHLNQRLQFPDAIPEPLQAIVKKSLEKLPARRFASASQMAQALRLIMYDPAVRQLGDCIIPWENPTTSGDKSLKSETESLLEVEEEKASLSAINLLRTVRYSLSQPKPLILPAPLTALIATETYLYAAVGTEVKVWSQPGKQLVTEEMSISISLMPEIVRGILPVSHGCCVLTPQKLYWLNERSWEPQCLLDMGLRQGPDALKAAVDSHGNWLTVAVPGELRFYSLGANSTAGAQKKALKLIATVPLPEHYLPELMFLDRRHVLAVWPDNEPKNPQTIFRVYTRRGTPVGSVRLSASIGQMLLTPEPYTLLGIPQGGKAAVLLMKLSPLKVARIPLETLPVSACVANWGWVLADVGGQIEVLNSQGIQVGSFSSPTSPRAIAPWGNRGLVIAVNTEEESHLHFLDVGVEESNSRSIIKG, from the coding sequence ATGCAACATTCTAAGTACCGCATTTTAGGGCTAGTCGGACAAGGACAATTTGGTCGAGTCTTTTGTGCCAGCGTTCGAGAAGCTCCCCCCCAGGACTCCCGCCTCACCAGCCAACTGGTTGCTCTCAAAGAACTTAGTCATCAAAAAGCCCCAACTAGCGAATTCTTGCGAGAGCTGTGGTTTCTGATCACCTTGCAGCACCCGAACATTGTTACCTGCCGAGCTCTAGAACACACAGCTACAGGCAGGTACTTGGTTATGGACTACTGCGAGGGAGGAACCCTCCGCAACCTGCTCAAACAAGACCGCCCCTTGCGTCTGCTCGAAGGTTTACAGCTAGTTATGGAAGTTTTAGCCGGCTTAGACTACGCCCACCGCCGAGGCGTTGTTCACTGCGACATCAAACCCGAAAATATCCTCCTAACTTTAGGAGCAAAAGGTTGGTCGCCCCGGCTTTCTGACTTTGGCATCGCGCGTCGGCTGCCAGAAATTGGTACCACTCGCCTCCACCAAGAAATTTCTCCCGACGCTACCGTAGGTTCCCCCGCTTACATGGCCCCTGAGCGGTTTTACGGTCTTTTTTCCCCGATGTCAGATATATATGCAGTAGGAATTCTGCTGTTTGAATTGCTAATGGGCTACCGCCCTTTCGGGGGAACCCCCGGAGACTTGAGGTGGGCGCACCTGAATCAACGCTTGCAATTTCCCGACGCCATCCCCGAACCTTTGCAAGCAATAGTCAAAAAATCTTTAGAAAAGCTGCCAGCCCGCCGTTTTGCCAGTGCTTCCCAAATGGCTCAAGCTCTGCGGCTGATCATGTACGACCCCGCTGTCAGGCAATTGGGCGACTGCATTATTCCTTGGGAAAACCCCACAACCAGTGGTGATAAAAGTCTGAAGTCTGAAACTGAGTCTTTGCTAGAAGTTGAAGAGGAAAAAGCATCACTGTCGGCGATTAATTTACTTCGGACTGTGCGCTATTCGCTTTCGCAGCCCAAGCCACTGATACTTCCAGCACCGTTGACCGCTTTAATTGCCACTGAAACATATCTCTATGCTGCTGTAGGTACAGAGGTGAAGGTTTGGTCTCAGCCGGGAAAACAGCTAGTTACAGAAGAAATGTCTATTTCTATTTCATTAATGCCGGAAATCGTGCGCGGCATTTTACCTGTTTCCCACGGCTGCTGCGTTCTCACTCCGCAAAAACTTTACTGGCTCAATGAGCGCTCTTGGGAGCCTCAGTGCTTGCTGGATATGGGTTTGAGGCAAGGTCCAGATGCTTTAAAAGCAGCTGTAGACTCTCACGGCAACTGGTTGACAGTAGCGGTTCCCGGCGAACTGCGTTTTTATTCTTTAGGTGCAAACAGCACTGCGGGCGCTCAGAAAAAAGCCCTGAAGCTGATTGCTACTGTGCCGTTACCAGAACACTATTTACCAGAATTAATGTTTTTGGATAGGCGACACGTCTTAGCAGTTTGGCCGGACAACGAACCAAAAAATCCCCAAACTATTTTTAGAGTTTACACTCGCCGCGGCACCCCGGTGGGTTCTGTGCGGTTGTCTGCCAGCATCGGACAGATGCTGTTGACACCTGAGCCTTATACTTTGCTGGGAATTCCTCAAGGTGGTAAAGCGGCGGTGCTGTTGATGAAATTGTCGCCACTCAAGGTAGCACGAATTCCTCTTGAAACTTTGCCCGTGTCTGCTTGTGTGGCTAATTGGGGATGGGTGTTGGCAGATGTTGGGGGGCAGATAGAAGTGTTAAACAGTCAAGGGATTCAAGTAGGGAGTTTTAGCAGCCCCACCTCACCCAGGGCCATAGCCCCCTGGGGGAATAGAGGTTTGGTGATTGCTGTCAATACTGAGGAAGAGAGTCACTTGCACTTTTTAGATGTAGGTGTTGAGGAGAGCAACTCGCGCTCGATTATCAAAGGCTGA
- a CDS encoding (2Fe-2S)-binding protein, with protein MVKIIKLDPIAEEIAVETRSNILSALLSKDLDVLKECGGRGMCATCHVYIKEGMEGLSDMNRRERRTLEVITTAKANSRLACQAQIMGEGVVVQLPAGMYINAIENVEALIGRRAQQDLLHPITGQVVVESGKLITRSIVTQLNETRFQVGQYLVRTKEA; from the coding sequence ATGGTTAAAATTATAAAACTAGATCCAATTGCGGAGGAAATAGCAGTCGAAACCCGATCAAATATCCTGTCTGCCTTACTTTCCAAAGACTTAGACGTTCTCAAGGAATGCGGGGGGCGGGGAATGTGCGCTACCTGCCATGTTTACATTAAAGAAGGCATGGAAGGCTTGTCGGACATGAACCGCCGCGAGAGAAGGACGTTGGAAGTCATTACTACGGCTAAAGCCAATTCGCGACTTGCTTGTCAAGCTCAAATTATGGGCGAGGGTGTGGTTGTACAGTTGCCTGCGGGGATGTACATTAATGCTATTGAAAATGTCGAAGCTCTGATCGGTCGCCGGGCCCAGCAAGATTTATTACACCCAATTACGGGTCAAGTAGTTGTAGAATCAGGTAAGTTAATTACTCGTTCTATCGTTACACAGCTTAATGAAACCCGCTTTCAAGTAGGACAGTATTTAGTTCGGACTAAAGAAGCTTAA
- a CDS encoding phycobilisome protein produces MLSQLARLSMEADGRYASAEELQFLKDYFQSLNHRMSAYKKIQASETEIMRQVEAQMLSLDPSLFRRGANDVTEKCRGDIVQVLRHSAAALLINDTERLRDRLLLWLQTILGAVQVRNSATVTYDVMKKVLKQYLTVEERNLFFPILDINRTLLGK; encoded by the coding sequence ATGTTGAGCCAACTTGCGCGTTTGAGCATGGAAGCAGACGGACGCTACGCCAGTGCAGAAGAACTCCAATTTTTGAAAGACTACTTTCAGTCTTTGAATCACCGGATGAGTGCTTATAAAAAAATTCAAGCCTCTGAAACAGAAATTATGCGGCAAGTGGAAGCACAAATGCTGTCTCTAGACCCTAGTTTATTTCGGCGGGGGGCTAACGATGTCACTGAAAAGTGCCGTGGAGATATTGTGCAGGTGTTGAGGCATTCGGCGGCAGCACTGTTGATTAATGATACGGAACGATTGCGCGATCGGCTACTACTTTGGTTGCAAACTATTTTAGGCGCTGTTCAAGTTAGAAATAGTGCAACCGTGACCTACGATGTGATGAAAAAGGTTCTCAAACAATATCTCACCGTGGAAGAAAGGAACCTATTTTTTCCAATTCTGGACATCAACCGCACTTTACTAGGCAAATAA